A genome region from Actinomycetota bacterium includes the following:
- a CDS encoding response regulator transcription factor, whose protein sequence is MTNVVVIVAHSVERDGTVKLLTMDPRIHVVGRAENVESAMLDIRRKHPEVVLVEFHLPGISGAQAIIKIREAQPTARVVVLSEYDTEPIMLAAFGAGAKGFVVKQSSPSLLRHAVHATAGGGTYVDPLLARKLVELATKGKRAKGPHGLTLQQMRVLEHLARGMTNRQIAEQLGLGTETVKSHVRAIMTKLDIRGRAKLAAEAKKRGLA, encoded by the coding sequence GTGACCAACGTGGTGGTCATAGTCGCCCACAGCGTCGAGCGCGACGGCACCGTCAAGCTGCTCACCATGGATCCCCGGATCCACGTGGTCGGGCGGGCCGAGAACGTCGAGTCGGCGATGCTCGACATCCGCCGCAAGCATCCCGAGGTCGTGCTCGTGGAGTTCCACCTTCCGGGGATCAGCGGGGCGCAGGCCATCATCAAGATCCGCGAGGCGCAGCCCACGGCCCGGGTCGTGGTGCTGAGCGAGTACGACACCGAGCCCATCATGCTGGCCGCGTTCGGGGCCGGGGCGAAGGGTTTCGTGGTCAAGCAATCGTCCCCGAGCCTGTTGCGCCACGCCGTCCACGCCACCGCCGGCGGCGGGACCTACGTGGACCCGCTGCTCGCGCGCAAGCTCGTCGAGCTCGCCACGAAGGGCAAGCGCGCCAAGGGCCCCCACGGCCTGACGCTGCAGCAGATGCGCGTCCTCGAGCACCTGGCGCGCGGCATGACCAACCGTCAGATCGCCGAGCAGCTCGGACTCGGCACCGAGACCGTCAAGAGCCACGTCCGCGCGATCATGACCAAGCTCGACATCCGTGGCCGCGCCAAGCTCGCCGCCGAGGCGAAGAAGCGCGGCCTGGCGTGA
- a CDS encoding response regulator transcription factor, with translation MVRIVVIDDHPIVREGLVTVLSDEPDFEIVGEHDTAEHAMSALAVEKPDVVVIDYRLPGISGIDACRSFRERDGRCRVVVLTSFPRDATVTEAFTAGAHGFLVKESEPAVMREAVRCVAAGGTFIDPKIAGRLVSHAMAGRRTRGPFGLSSQERRVLEYLPSGATNAQIGLQLGIAEETVKSHLRKALRKLEVSDRKEAVDVIRRKGLV, from the coding sequence GTGGTCCGCATCGTGGTGATCGACGACCACCCCATCGTGCGTGAGGGGTTGGTGACGGTCCTGTCGGACGAGCCCGACTTCGAGATCGTCGGCGAGCACGACACGGCGGAGCACGCGATGTCGGCACTCGCGGTCGAGAAGCCGGACGTGGTCGTCATCGACTACCGCCTGCCGGGCATCAGCGGCATCGACGCGTGCCGGTCGTTCCGCGAGCGCGACGGCCGCTGCCGCGTCGTGGTGCTCACCAGTTTCCCCCGTGATGCCACCGTCACGGAGGCCTTCACCGCCGGTGCGCACGGCTTCCTCGTCAAGGAGTCCGAGCCGGCCGTCATGCGCGAGGCGGTCCGGTGCGTCGCCGCCGGCGGGACGTTCATCGACCCCAAGATCGCGGGGCGGCTGGTGTCGCATGCGATGGCGGGGCGGCGCACCCGCGGCCCGTTCGGCCTGTCGTCGCAGGAGCGGCGCGTCCTGGAGTACCTGCCGTCCGGGGCGACCAACGCCCAGATCGGGCTCCAGCTCGGCATCGCCGAGGAGACCGTCAAGAGCCACCTGCGCAAGGCCCTGCGCAAGCTCGAGGTGTCCGACCGCAAGGAAGCCGTCGACGTGATCCGTCGCAAGGGGCTGGTGTGA
- a CDS encoding GAF domain-containing protein → MPVEHAEGTVIDLSAAEQRIRAAGPGEPDQSGVIAPVTAPGGDLLHRVALTLNSTLELREVLHNLAGMALEATDAARCSLFLIEDGTLEPTVAIGTVPDEDLWAAFQDMGPIDLERVAALWGHLLEGDPVAIADASQSSLIPREWIDRFTVQSLALIPLADRAAPCGVMAIDYQHTHDFAPGELELLSSIGTYAGMAVRNARLYEATRRRAAVQEALARGAGALASHLGVAEIAETLVDAYADLLGARVCGVGLFDDNYTRITPVATRGTRSSEGPYPVTRVTPQVVETVTTAWTRRVEPLEFDNDPYFDDLAEQSLEGEERPSRYLLIPLVVEQRVRGAIVLGFDHRADLGAEAREAATALAAIAAAAMDRTGLLERLSRQVRRIEILYALSTNLAEGASADSLVAELNRLLHGYGVEVVSLSFRDKALAQLLRGATMTRAERAAVGGAQAVPQSDDTLVVPMRLGRRLVGALRVRPADVEDEDRSFVEALARGVAEVTNRWALRSALEEAALEQAVADERERIAADLHDSVGQLFVALGLMTRRDREQLPDGSRFVERFTRLVDLADRGKWEIDQAIRALTFMPASQRGLAVALRDRVDSLEADSGIQVDFDIAGSPVRLAPRIERALYRIAHEALTNAWRHARAGSVEVVLTFGRADVSLRVRDDGVGLPGSVEPPTGVGTASMRRAIDEVGGRLSIANVEAGGVLVEAVVPRELR, encoded by the coding sequence ATGCCGGTTGAACACGCCGAGGGGACGGTCATCGACCTGAGCGCCGCCGAGCAGCGGATCAGGGCCGCCGGTCCGGGCGAACCGGATCAGTCGGGCGTGATCGCACCGGTCACGGCCCCCGGCGGGGACCTGCTCCACAGGGTCGCGCTGACCCTCAACTCGACCCTGGAGCTGCGCGAGGTCCTGCACAACCTGGCCGGGATGGCCCTCGAGGCCACCGACGCGGCCCGGTGCAGCCTGTTCCTGATCGAGGACGGGACGCTCGAGCCAACGGTCGCCATCGGCACCGTTCCCGACGAGGACCTGTGGGCCGCCTTCCAGGACATGGGGCCGATCGACCTCGAGCGCGTGGCGGCACTGTGGGGCCACCTCCTCGAGGGCGACCCCGTGGCGATCGCGGACGCCTCGCAGTCATCGCTCATCCCGCGCGAGTGGATCGACCGGTTCACGGTGCAATCGCTGGCGCTGATCCCGCTAGCCGACCGGGCCGCACCCTGCGGGGTCATGGCGATCGACTACCAGCACACCCACGACTTCGCGCCAGGCGAGCTCGAGCTGCTGTCGTCGATCGGCACCTACGCGGGGATGGCGGTGCGCAACGCCCGCCTCTACGAGGCCACGCGCCGCCGGGCGGCGGTGCAGGAGGCGCTCGCGCGCGGGGCAGGCGCACTGGCGTCGCACCTTGGCGTCGCCGAGATCGCCGAGACGCTCGTGGACGCCTACGCCGACCTGCTCGGGGCGCGGGTGTGCGGCGTGGGCCTGTTCGACGACAACTACACCCGCATCACGCCCGTCGCGACCCGTGGGACCCGTTCCAGCGAGGGGCCGTACCCGGTGACGCGAGTGACGCCCCAGGTGGTCGAGACTGTGACGACGGCGTGGACCAGGCGGGTCGAGCCGTTGGAGTTCGACAACGACCCCTACTTCGACGATCTCGCGGAGCAGAGCCTGGAGGGCGAGGAGCGCCCGAGCCGCTACCTGCTGATCCCGCTCGTGGTGGAGCAACGCGTCCGGGGCGCCATCGTGCTCGGGTTCGATCACCGCGCCGACCTGGGCGCCGAGGCGCGCGAGGCCGCCACCGCCCTGGCCGCCATCGCCGCAGCCGCGATGGACCGCACCGGCCTCCTCGAGCGGCTGTCGCGGCAGGTCCGACGCATCGAGATCCTCTACGCGCTGAGCACCAACCTCGCCGAGGGCGCCAGTGCCGACAGCCTCGTCGCCGAGCTCAACCGGCTGCTGCACGGCTACGGCGTCGAGGTCGTGAGCTTGAGCTTCCGCGACAAGGCGCTGGCGCAGCTCCTCCGTGGAGCCACGATGACCCGCGCCGAGCGCGCGGCTGTGGGAGGCGCACAGGCCGTGCCTCAGAGCGACGACACCCTCGTCGTGCCGATGCGCCTCGGTCGCCGCCTCGTGGGCGCCCTGCGCGTGCGCCCGGCCGACGTCGAGGACGAGGACCGCTCGTTCGTGGAAGCGCTGGCGCGGGGTGTGGCCGAGGTGACGAACCGCTGGGCGCTGCGCAGCGCCCTCGAGGAGGCCGCCCTCGAGCAGGCCGTCGCCGACGAGCGCGAACGCATCGCGGCCGACCTGCACGACTCGGTGGGACAGTTGTTCGTCGCGCTCGGGCTGATGACCCGCCGTGACCGCGAGCAGCTCCCGGACGGGTCCCGGTTCGTGGAGCGGTTCACGCGGTTGGTCGACCTCGCCGACCGTGGCAAGTGGGAGATCGACCAGGCCATCCGGGCGCTGACGTTCATGCCCGCATCGCAGCGCGGCCTGGCCGTGGCGCTCCGGGACCGTGTCGATTCCCTGGAGGCCGACAGCGGCATCCAGGTCGACTTCGACATCGCGGGCTCTCCCGTCCGGCTCGCGCCCCGGATCGAGCGCGCCCTGTACCGCATCGCGCACGAGGCGCTCACCAACGCCTGGCGTCACGCCCGCGCTGGCTCGGTCGAGGTCGTGCTGACCTTCGGCAGGGCCGACGTCTCGCTGCGGGTGCGCGACGACGGCGTCGGCTTGCCCGGATCGGTGGAACCGCCCACCGGTGTCGGCACGGCCAGCATGCGCCGCGCCATCGACGAGGTCGGTGGCCGGCTGAGCATCGCCAACGTCGAGGCCGGTGGCGTGCTGGTCGAGGCGGTCGTGCCGCGCGAGCTGCGTTAG
- a CDS encoding response regulator transcription factor: protein MIRVAVVDGQSLMRAGIVACLAEAAGITVVGAGGQVVDIVVHGPDPDVVVASGNDVASIDLAPIRLGWSAAAVVLYVSSSGLHGYQEALRDGVAAVVARETPAAELLTAVREAATGRAHLALGPATAPVVEVVDRDRTLTRRERDVLRVVAAGLSNRDVAEQLRISEHTVKTHLHHAMRKLQVDTRAAAVHHAALNALI from the coding sequence ATGATCCGGGTTGCGGTCGTGGACGGCCAGTCGCTGATGCGGGCGGGGATCGTCGCCTGCCTCGCCGAGGCCGCGGGCATCACTGTCGTGGGCGCAGGCGGCCAAGTTGTCGACATCGTGGTGCACGGACCGGATCCCGACGTGGTCGTGGCATCCGGCAACGACGTCGCCAGCATCGACCTCGCCCCGATCCGGCTCGGGTGGTCCGCGGCGGCGGTGGTCCTGTACGTGTCGTCGTCGGGCCTGCACGGCTACCAGGAGGCGCTCCGGGACGGCGTCGCCGCCGTCGTGGCGAGGGAGACGCCGGCGGCGGAGCTGCTCACCGCCGTGCGCGAGGCGGCGACCGGCCGTGCCCACCTGGCCCTGGGGCCAGCGACGGCGCCCGTCGTCGAGGTGGTCGACCGCGACCGGACGCTGACACGGCGCGAGCGCGACGTGCTCCGCGTGGTCGCCGCCGGGCTGTCCAACCGTGACGTCGCCGAGCAGCTGCGCATCTCCGAGCACACGGTCAAGACCCACCTGCACCACGCCATGCGCAAGCTCCAGGTCGACACCCGCGCGGCCGCCGTGCACCACGCGGCCCTGAACGCGCTCATCTGA
- a CDS encoding response regulator transcription factor has protein sequence MIRLLLAEAHPMLRQGLLALFADAAVPDDDPATIDVVADVTTLDDARGHVETGDLDVVLVDEQLPGGDVLGFVRSVARDHQDVRTVVLSGDPSDARMLAFLRAGAAGYVAQHSHPSVVYHAVLAAGTGGTFIDPGLAGRLVTLAARGSRARGPHGLTVQEIRVLGLLADDLTNREIGERLGISHETVKTHLANALSKIGARDRVEGAEIVRRDGLG, from the coding sequence GTGATCCGTCTGCTCCTCGCCGAGGCGCACCCCATGCTCCGGCAGGGCCTCCTGGCCCTGTTCGCCGACGCCGCGGTCCCCGACGACGACCCGGCCACGATCGACGTGGTCGCGGACGTGACCACACTCGATGACGCCCGCGGACACGTCGAGACAGGCGATCTGGACGTCGTGCTCGTCGACGAGCAGCTCCCGGGCGGCGACGTGCTCGGCTTCGTGCGCTCGGTGGCACGAGACCACCAGGACGTGCGCACGGTCGTGCTCTCCGGCGACCCCTCCGACGCCCGGATGCTGGCGTTCCTGCGCGCGGGAGCGGCCGGCTACGTGGCCCAGCACTCCCATCCCAGCGTCGTCTACCACGCCGTCCTGGCTGCGGGCACGGGCGGGACCTTCATCGACCCGGGGCTCGCGGGACGGCTGGTGACCCTGGCGGCGCGCGGGAGCCGGGCCCGAGGTCCCCACGGCCTGACGGTGCAGGAGATCCGAGTGCTCGGGTTGCTCGCCGACGACCTCACGAACCGCGAGATCGGCGAGCGACTCGGCATCTCGCACGAGACCGTCAAGACCCACCTCGCCAACGCGCTGAGCAAGATCGGGGCGCGCGACCGCGTCGAGGGCGCCGAGATCGTCCGCCGCGACGGGCTCGGATAG
- a CDS encoding cell wall-binding repeat-containing protein, translating into MTSRPRYAAALTAAALLSGALVGSASPAAADDPPTLTVSDTTIADPTEGNSGSKEFTFDVTLTGTVTEDVVVSARTFAGSASVVSDFTDTLQELTFTEPGTQEVAVPVHGDHVQEADEDFIVRISSATPGVVIADHTGVAVIVNDDGPEVRIEGPSEPVTEPAADADPRIARFTIIATDRGGSTQFQEDVVVTYATVPVDGGAEPGEDYEHVEGTATLAPPAEGEDATEFEIEVPILGDAIYEGGDTEEFTVALSGLANGVWKLDGEDPLDVAIGLIGERDDPPDLSILDADVIEGDEGQTTTALVTVALSQLSTDPVSFTYSTRDGTGANAAKVSQDDYTPIAAGAAAAVPPLSRTTTVEVEVIGDDDHEDNEVFIVDLALADGEDGAALDPEDAEGNVTIRNDEGIVITVDDVTAPEGAAGTTTPFEFTVSLSEAVDTDVEVGYTTADGSATATVDYVPVTDADAAVTIPAGDTSAAVTVDVIGDDYAGFHEYFHLDLTATTPGFPGPTIMRARGVGTLLNDDGGDLTVDDVTVKRNEGGVLKAEFQVKLSEASTCDDKFHEESGCDVLVGYRTVDGSAKAGTHYTHIEGTLRIPRGAKTGTITVDVAGGTNPAPTRKFTLELDPAQFARTADTSVTATILNDVGPTLTIGDVTVDRPASGTTDARFPVTLSKATTDTVKVRFTTVDGTAKAGEDYVKRSGTLTIPPGTKTGTIEIEVVGDPDKTGADQTFEVALSDPDFARLGKDAVGKATIDNPPDPTDGDGGGGGTPPPVGEVVRTWGDARITTAVAVSRDHWATATDAVLATAWNYPDALAAGALAAKLGAPLLLTDREALPDEVAAELARLGAGRVWVMGGTEAVSQAVEDAVVDAGHEVRRLAGDDRFETAALVAAAVGASPGGEVQIALGIHEVEDRAWPDALAAGALAASPDGLPTLLTHGESLTRATMDALETLDATRVYLLGGTAAISPNVAAQLETLGYEVVRLAGDDRWGTSAAVATEALSRHAGDRVPVVFATGRNFPDGLAAGALAARLGALVVLLPPDDLGGAAAVRDLLSTNRARFGGGVVVGGPAAVTDAVLSQLRDALTSG; encoded by the coding sequence TTGACCTCCCGACCCCGTTACGCCGCCGCTCTCACGGCCGCCGCGTTGCTCTCCGGCGCCCTCGTCGGCTCGGCCTCGCCCGCTGCCGCCGACGACCCCCCGACGCTGACCGTGAGCGACACCACCATCGCCGATCCGACCGAGGGCAACAGCGGGAGCAAGGAGTTCACGTTCGACGTGACCCTCACCGGGACGGTCACGGAGGACGTCGTCGTCAGCGCGAGGACGTTCGCGGGCTCAGCCTCGGTCGTTTCCGACTTCACCGACACGCTCCAGGAGCTGACCTTCACCGAGCCGGGGACGCAGGAGGTCGCCGTTCCCGTGCACGGCGACCACGTCCAGGAGGCCGACGAGGACTTCATCGTCCGCATCTCGAGCGCCACCCCCGGCGTCGTCATCGCGGACCACACCGGCGTCGCCGTCATCGTCAACGACGACGGCCCCGAGGTCCGGATCGAGGGGCCCTCCGAGCCGGTCACCGAGCCCGCCGCCGATGCGGATCCGAGGATCGCACGGTTCACGATCATCGCGACCGATCGAGGCGGCTCGACCCAGTTCCAGGAGGACGTCGTCGTCACCTACGCGACCGTCCCCGTCGATGGGGGCGCGGAACCGGGGGAGGACTACGAGCACGTCGAGGGCACCGCAACGCTCGCCCCGCCCGCGGAGGGCGAGGATGCCACCGAGTTCGAGATCGAGGTCCCGATCCTCGGCGATGCCATCTACGAGGGCGGGGACACCGAGGAGTTCACGGTCGCGCTGTCGGGACTCGCCAACGGCGTGTGGAAGCTCGACGGCGAGGATCCGCTCGACGTCGCCATCGGGCTCATCGGGGAGCGCGACGACCCGCCCGACCTGTCCATCCTCGACGCCGACGTCATCGAGGGCGACGAGGGCCAGACCACCACCGCGCTGGTGACGGTCGCGCTGTCCCAGCTCAGCACCGACCCGGTGTCGTTCACCTACTCCACCCGTGACGGCACCGGAGCCAACGCCGCCAAGGTGAGCCAGGACGACTACACCCCGATCGCGGCCGGCGCCGCCGCGGCCGTGCCGCCCCTGTCCCGCACGACCACCGTCGAGGTCGAGGTCATCGGCGACGACGACCACGAGGACAACGAGGTGTTCATCGTCGACCTGGCCCTCGCCGATGGCGAGGACGGCGCAGCCCTCGACCCCGAGGACGCCGAGGGCAACGTCACGATCCGCAACGACGAGGGGATCGTCATCACCGTCGACGACGTGACCGCGCCCGAAGGCGCCGCGGGCACGACCACGCCGTTCGAGTTCACCGTGTCGCTGTCGGAGGCGGTCGACACCGATGTCGAGGTCGGCTACACCACCGCGGACGGCAGCGCCACCGCGACGGTCGATTACGTCCCGGTCACGGACGCCGACGCGGCGGTCACGATCCCGGCGGGCGACACGTCTGCCGCCGTGACCGTCGACGTCATCGGCGACGACTACGCCGGGTTCCACGAGTACTTCCACCTCGACCTCACCGCGACCACGCCCGGGTTCCCGGGTCCGACGATCATGCGAGCGCGCGGTGTCGGCACCCTGCTCAACGACGACGGAGGCGACCTGACGGTCGACGACGTGACCGTCAAGCGCAACGAGGGGGGCGTGCTGAAGGCGGAGTTCCAGGTGAAGCTGTCGGAGGCGTCGACCTGCGACGACAAGTTCCACGAGGAGTCCGGATGCGACGTCCTGGTCGGCTACCGCACCGTCGACGGCAGCGCCAAGGCGGGCACCCACTACACCCACATCGAGGGCACCCTGCGCATCCCGCGCGGCGCCAAGACGGGCACCATCACGGTCGACGTCGCTGGCGGCACCAATCCCGCCCCGACACGCAAGTTCACCCTCGAGCTCGACCCGGCGCAGTTCGCCCGCACGGCGGACACCTCGGTGACGGCGACCATCCTCAACGACGTCGGGCCCACGCTGACCATCGGCGACGTGACCGTCGACCGCCCCGCGAGCGGCACGACCGACGCGCGCTTCCCGGTCACGCTGTCCAAGGCGACCACCGACACCGTCAAGGTGCGCTTCACCACCGTGGACGGGACCGCGAAGGCCGGCGAGGACTACGTGAAGCGGTCGGGCACGCTGACGATCCCGCCTGGGACGAAGACGGGGACGATCGAGATCGAGGTCGTCGGTGACCCCGACAAGACCGGCGCCGACCAGACCTTCGAGGTCGCGCTGTCCGACCCGGACTTCGCGCGCCTCGGCAAGGACGCGGTCGGGAAGGCCACGATCGACAACCCGCCGGACCCGACCGACGGTGATGGAGGCGGCGGCGGCACGCCCCCGCCGGTGGGCGAGGTCGTGCGCACCTGGGGCGACGCCCGCATCACCACCGCGGTCGCGGTGTCACGCGACCACTGGGCCACGGCGACCGACGCGGTCCTGGCGACCGCGTGGAACTACCCCGACGCGCTCGCGGCCGGCGCGCTCGCCGCGAAGCTGGGCGCCCCGCTGCTGCTGACCGACCGCGAGGCCCTGCCCGACGAGGTCGCCGCCGAGCTGGCCCGGCTGGGGGCCGGCCGCGTGTGGGTGATGGGCGGCACCGAAGCGGTGTCGCAGGCGGTCGAGGACGCCGTGGTCGATGCCGGCCACGAGGTGCGTCGGCTCGCCGGTGACGACCGCTTCGAGACCGCCGCCCTCGTCGCTGCCGCGGTCGGGGCGTCGCCTGGAGGCGAGGTGCAGATCGCGCTCGGCATCCACGAGGTCGAGGACCGCGCCTGGCCCGATGCCCTCGCCGCCGGGGCGCTGGCGGCGAGCCCCGACGGACTGCCGACGCTGCTCACCCACGGGGAGAGCCTGACGCGAGCCACGATGGACGCGCTGGAGACCCTCGACGCGACGCGCGTATACCTGCTCGGCGGCACCGCCGCGATCTCGCCCAACGTCGCCGCGCAGCTCGAGACGCTCGGCTACGAGGTGGTGCGCCTCGCGGGCGATGACCGCTGGGGCACGTCGGCAGCGGTCGCCACCGAGGCTCTCAGCCGCCATGCCGGCGATCGTGTCCCGGTGGTCTTCGCCACCGGCCGCAACTTCCCCGACGGGCTCGCGGCGGGCGCTCTGGCCGCCCGGCTCGGTGCGCTCGTCGTGCTGCTGCCGCCCGACGATCTCGGGGGGGCGGCCGCCGTGCGCGACCTGCTGTCCACGAACCGGGCACGGTTCGGCGGCGGCGTGGTCGTCGGCGGCCCAGCGGCGGTGACGGACGCGGTGCTCTCCCAGCTCCGGGACGCGCTGACGTCCGGCTGA